One Brassica napus cultivar Da-Ae chromosome A1, Da-Ae, whole genome shotgun sequence genomic region harbors:
- the LOC106372113 gene encoding transmembrane protein 258: MAASPIASPIAVAMYPTLSVFTLAIGLFITAFFFIYEATSSRKNRSLGIELATAALASVFLGFGSLFLLLASGVYV; encoded by the exons ATG GCGGCGAGTCCGATTGCGAGTCCGATTGCGGTGGCGATGTACCCGACGTTATCGGTGTTCACTCTGGCGATTGGCCTCTTCATCACCGCTTTCTTCTTCAT CTATGAAGCTACATCATCCAGGAAAAACCGTAGTCTCGGGATTGAGCTCGCGACTGCGGCACTAGCATCTGTTTTCTTG GGATTTGGATCGTTGTTTTTGCTGCTTGCTAGTGGTGTTTATGTTTGA
- the LOC106372105 gene encoding WD-40 repeat-containing protein MSI5, whose amino-acid sequence MESEVAAKARREAETPATYIGLKTRGQRAKLNNGSVSASSQQQRSTEKKKRKSHKPIVDKKYSQWKTLVPILYDSLSNQSLVWPCLSCRWGPQIEQALAKNQQRLYLTEQTNGSVPNTLVVATCEAVKKQLNGKACSPFVKKYKTIIHPGEVNRIRELPQNSKIVATHTDSPDVLIWDTETQPDRHAVLGAPHSRPDLILTGHQDNAEFALAMFPTEPFVLSGGKDKSVVLWSIQDHITTAGSNKTGGRSVGPRGVYHGHEDTVEDVAFCPSSAQEFCSVGDDSCLILWDARTGSGPAMKVEKAHDADLHCVDWNPHDNNLILTGSADNTVRLFDRRNLTSNGVGSPIYKFEGHNASVLSVQWSPDKSSVFGSSAEDGLLNIWDYDKLGKKSARAPKSPPGLFFQHAGHRDNVVDFHWNVLEPWTIVSVSGNCESNGGGGTLQIWRMSGLIYRPEDEVLAELENFKSQVFSCASRP is encoded by the exons ATGGAGAGTGAAGTAGCAGCGAAGGCGAGAAGGGAAGCAGAGACTCCGGCGACGTACATTGGACTGAAGACGAGAGGTCAGAGAGCTAAACTTAACAACGGGTCTGTGTCAGCATCTTCCCAGCAGCAGAGAAGcaccgagaagaagaagaggaagagtcACAAACCCATCGTTGACAAGAAGTACTCTCAGTGGAAGACTCTTGTTCCCATTCTCTATGACTCACTCTCCAACCAGAGCCTCGTCTGGCCTTGTCTCTCTTGCAg ATGGGGACCACAGATTGAGCAAGCATTGGCTAAGAATCAGCAGCGTCTCTACCTCACGGAACAA ACTAATGGAAGTGTGCCTAATACCTTGGTCGTAGCTACTTGCGAAGCTGTTAAGAAGCAG CTTAATGGAAAAGCATGCTCTCCATTTGTGAAGAAGTACAAGACAATCATCCACCCTGGAGAG GTCAACAGAATCAGGGAACTGCCACAAAATAGTAAGATTGTAGCTACTCACACCGACAGTCCTGAT GTTCTCATTTGGGACACTGAGACTCAACCAGATCGGCATGCTGTGCTTGGAGCTCCACATTCTCGTCCTGATTTG ATACTAACTGGACACCAGGATAATGCTGAATTTGCTCTTGCGATGTTCCCAACCGAACCTTTTGTTCTTTCTGGAG GCAAGGACAAGTCAGTTGTTCTGTGGAGTATCCAAGATCATATCACAACAGCTGGTAGTAATAAAACTGGTGGTCGTTCCGTTGGCCCTCGAGGTGTATATCATGGCCACGAGGATACGGTTGAAGATGTGGCCTTCTGTCCATCTAG TGCCCAGGAGTTCTGCAGTGTTGGTGATGACTCTTGTCTTATACTATGGGATGCACGAACCGGCTCCGGTCCTGCCATGAAG GTTGAGAAAGCACATGATGCTGATCTTCACTGTGTCGATTGGAATCCTCATGACAACAATCTGATCCTGACTGG GTCAGCAGATAACACTGTCCGTCTGTTCGACCGCCGAAACCTGACCTCAAATGGAGTTGGCTCTCCTATCTACAAATTTGAAGGCCACAATGCTTCTGTTCTTTCTGTTCAG TGGTCTCCTGATAAGTCATCTGTTTTTGGGAGTTCTGCAGAAGATGGTCTCTTAAACATATGGGATTATGATAAG CTCGGCAAGAAGTCTGCGCGTGCACCCAAAAGCCCTCCTGGGCTTTTCTTCCAGCATGCTGGTCACAG GGACAACGTGGTCGACTTCCACTGGAACGTATTGGAACCTTGGACTATCGTCAGTGTTTCTGGTAACTGTGAGAGTAACGGTGGGGGTGGTACATTGCAG ATATGGCGGATGAGTGGGTTGATTTACAGACCGGAAGATGAAGTACTGGCAGAGCTAGAGAACTTCAAGTCACAGGTTTTCTCATGTGCCTCCAGGCCTTGA